ATagacataatatattttttaccttGGTATACATGTGAGCGGAGGATTGAGGCACATCAGATGAAAAGCTCGAGGACAACCATCACAACAAATGAGCTCACCCCCGTCCTTACACACTGAACACTCATCGTCATTGAAGTGAatctacagacacacacgtacagcACATTTAACACATACAAGAGACAGTTAAAGGAAAGGAGGATGATAGAGTGGAGCTGGGGACTGTACTATGCCTGCAGCTGTCTCCTCCTTGTGGTAAAATGTGGTCTTAGCAGCTTTGGACTTTGATACTCCAGTCATTTCCTCCGATGGAGCATAATTGTAAAACTCTCCACCAACTTTGATGCACTTTCTGTGAGTCCCTGTTCAACGACAAAGACTTTTAGATGTACTTTTGTCTCATGTTTAGTTTAATACTGCTTATTTAGAAATACacaatcagtgtttttataatgCAAGACAAAAAATAACTTAGATATCCGTGCGTTGGCTTACCATCTGGACTAAACACCTGCTTTATGTGGATCTTTTCTCTGGTTTCATGGTCCACTGGCAGCTCAGTGGAGGccgagcaggaggaggaggaggagagggtgacTTCTCTCTGGACTGAGGAAGACACTGCCTGCACACTTGTGGCTGTATTTTGGTTGAATGTATCTTTAGTAAGCAGCTGCGGAGCTGGAGCTTCACTCTTCACTCTATACAACTTCACTTTGCCTCCTGGAGCGAAAAATAGAAGACAACACAACCACAAGCTTGTAAAAGTAAATGCTGcaaccacaataacaaaaatgtttgtattatgGGAAAAGAAACCTGGTCCGTCGCTTCTCTTGGCATGATACTGTGAATGCTGACTGTTGGAGTTGGTCTCTCTGTAGTCATGGCTCCTCTTCTTGGTGTGAGGACTTTTGTGACTTCCAGAGGATTTTTTCTCAGCCCTAGAACCTGCAGCGCCCTTTTCTGTCAAGACATGTCAGCAACCATACAATATAACAAAGGCTGAACTCGAATATATTGGACTTGAATATTTATTTGAGTGATGTGGATTAAGAGGTCCGTCCAGAAGGTTCGTGTTTCAGCTCTGCTTTTGTGCATCAGATATAAGTGAGGTGAAGACTGGCTGAGTTACCTGAACTGAGCTTAAAAACGACTGAAATGTACAGTTTAAAGACTAATTTCTACTACTTCAAAACTCTTAACtactgaaaaataattacaaatacatgttaaaaataattataaatacatattaatcAGAAAGAAAACTAAGTATTTTACAGTCACATACTAGACTGCAGGTGTGTGAGCAGTGTCTGAAGCTTGGGGTAGCTGTCCTGGTTGTAGTCTTTGGTCATGTTGCTCCAGAAGGCCTGGACGGTGGCTCTGCTCTGCTGTAGGATCCAGGACAGAAGAGAGTACATGGCCTTGTGGATCCCTTCTCTACCCTCCTTCTCCAGCGTGTCCTACATATCCATACAAAGacagtatttatacagtatactgtaaggGTTTTGCAGTGACATACTATGTATTTCATTTACCAATcttatattaataaatgaaaaacatttattagtaTTACAATCAACCAACActtactgaaaagaaaatatcacaCATTAAGTTCAGGTTTCCATCAGAATTTCCTCGTGTTACCTTCAGTTGCTGCtcagtgatgatgtttttgtctgccAAACCATAGACCAGAGGGAAAGCGTCATCTACAGCCATGGCTATGTCGGTGCGCAGCTCCCTCAGCAGGGAGCGAAGGTTCGTGTCCCTAAAAGCCTCCACTCTGGACATGTTGCTCTTGTGTGTAAATGAGGTTCAAAGTGACCAGGACCTGAGAGGAGCTGAGATCATACTAGTGGTAGTTTGGACGTAAGAGGTGTGTCCTTGTCAGGGAAGGAATTATTGTACAGGTGCATCCTTTCATGCTGATTGTTTCGGTTGATTTCTTTGCGTTCAagaatgtctttctttttcatattaACCAGCATTTCTACATTTCATCCACACTagcacatttttattcacacaaaTCGCACTATAACAGTGATTGACTGACAGAAACTCCACAATGAGGGTTGTGAAAACTGTAGGCAAGGCCGCCCTCAACCTCATGTGTCTATGGGTTTCTTCTGTCCACTAACAACACTAACTGCTTCTGTCTGCCTGTTGAACCCCCAGGGGAGCAAATGATGTGCTGTCAGTCCAGGGGAATACCTGTCCTCTTACATCAGGAGAGCTGCGTCTAAGTGACCTGACACGTCACAGTGACAGTTGTCTTCCTAAAAGGTTCTTTCCACCTGAACTTTCCCTTAACTCTCCGGTTTCTTAGACACTGACTCACTGCAGGTAGTGATTGGTGCCATATAACTTCGCTAAATtaacactgtaaacatttaactGACAGATTGATAGCACATTTCTTTAGCTGCTTGTCACCgcgtgcgtatgtgtgtgttaataattCTTTCAGAAGCAAGTTTAAGAAACAGATGATCTCCTCCACAATTAAAGCAAAATATAAGAAAAGTCAAAACTAGCAGATCCCTTCAGACATTTCTCATTTATAACTTGGATTTATTTTAGCTGTTAGCAGAAGAATTTCAACATAACGCTTGGCTACCTTATAAATAGAGGATAGAAGAAAAGATCAATGCTACTCTCATGTGTTCATTCAATATTAAGCTAGAGTAAGGAGATATCTAACCTGGCTCTAAGGTGAATCCAGCTTCCAGCCCCACTAAACTCACCAAATAACACGTTACAGTACTACACTACATCTACTTTATTTGGTCAATTACAAAAACAGAGTGTAAAGGTTTTACTGGGTGTTGTTCTGGCTTTGGACGCAGTAGCCAGCAGCATGTGACATGTCTGTTATGAAGATTACTGTCAGACATATTAGAGTATAATAGATTACCTATAATATAG
The window above is part of the Anabas testudineus chromosome 17, fAnaTes1.2, whole genome shotgun sequence genome. Proteins encoded here:
- the aire gene encoding autoimmune regulator — encoded protein: MSRVEAFRDTNLRSLLRELRTDIAMAVDDAFPLVYGLADKNIITEQQLKDTLEKEGREGIHKAMYSLLSWILQQSRATVQAFWSNMTKDYNQDSYPKLQTLLTHLQSKKGAAGSRAEKKSSGSHKSPHTKKRSHDYRETNSNSQHSQYHAKRSDGPGGKVKLYRVKSEAPAPQLLTKDTFNQNTATSVQAVSSSVQREVTLSSSSSCSASTELPVDHETREKIHIKQVFSPDGTHRKCIKVGGEFYNYAPSEEMTGVSKSKAAKTTFYHKEETAAGIIHFNDDECSVCKDGGELICCDGCPRAFHLMCLNPPLTCIPSGTWQCEWCCGNRVKREEALLPVQSLVSQPQQTSTSSTNSITDISFYSSLSSSSLTSVTASVNGPSGRNQCSGGELVSVRELCGVCRLGGGDLTHCLQCLESFHMHCHFSKGRSICLSCSRPWGSSADKESDSKGLQLAPVVQNPLSHDPSPSVPEPILHKDELDSILGDQNSIDGILQWAFHNISRPLPDSQGCYQ